Proteins encoded in a region of the Larimichthys crocea isolate SSNF chromosome XVI, L_crocea_2.0, whole genome shotgun sequence genome:
- the pgp gene encoding glycerol-3-phosphate phosphatase has translation MSGSKCVRLTGALVKQVLDSVDSVLFDCDGVIWRGDQAVPGAAQVINLLKEKGKKVFFVTNNSSKTRKMYVDKMTSLGFNVKEEEVFGTAYCSAMYLKTVCKLQGKVYLIGSNAMQQELEAVGIQPTGVGPDHISGKQADWANVPLDPEVKAVVVGFDEHFSYMKLNRAMQYLSREGCLFVGTNRDTRLPLEGGKAVPGTGCLLQAVETAAQHRAQTVGKPNNFMFDCVASQFGVNPDRCLMVGDRLDTDIMLGSNCGLKTLLTLTGVSTVADAEDHQKSGSAERQGMVPDYYVESIADLLPALQG, from the exons ATGTCTGGGTCCAAATGTGTTCGGCTGACCGGAGCCCTGGTGAAACAAGTGCTGGACTCCGTAGACAGCGTCCTGTTTGACTGTGACGGGGTTATCTGGCGTGGGGACCAGGCCGTCCCCGGTGCCGCTCAGGTCATAAACCTGCTcaaagaaaaagggaagaaagtCTTCTTCGtcaccaacaacagcagcaagaCGAGGAAGATGTATGTGGACAAAATGACAAGTCTGGGTTTCAACgtgaaagaagaggaggtgttcGGGACCGCGTACTGCTCCGCCATGTACCTGAAGACCGTCTGCAAACTGCAGGGTAAGGTCTACCTCATAGGGAGCAACGCCATGCAGCAGGAGCTGGAGGCGGTTGGGATCCAGCCGACCGGGGTGGGACCCGACCACATCTCCGGGAAGCAAGCCGACTGGGCTAACGTGCCTCTGGATCCAGAGGTGAAGGCGGTGGTGGTGGGTTTCGATGAACATTTCAGCTACATGAAGCTGAACAGAGCCATGCAGTACCTGAGCCGGGAGGGCTGTCTGTTTGTGGGGACCAACAGGGACACACGGCTGCCTCTGGAGGGAGGCAAGGCTGTACCAG GTACGGGCTGTCTGCTGCAGGCTGTCGAGACAGCGGCCCAGCACCGTGCCCAGACGGTTGGCAAACCCAACAACTTCATGTTCGACTGCGTGGCCTCCCAGTTCGGCGTGAACCCCGACCGCTGCCTGATGGTGGGCGATCGCCTCGACACCGACATCATGCTCGGCTCCAACTGCGGCCTGAAGACCCTCCTAACCCTCACAGGGGTCAGCACTGTGGCAGACGCTGAGGATCATCAGAAGAGCGGCTCCGCAGAGAGGCAGGGGATGGTGCCAGATTATTACGTGGAGAGCATCGCAGACCTTCTTCCGGCTCTGCAGGGATGA
- the zdhhc4 gene encoding palmitoyltransferase ZDHHC4, whose translation MDFLTLFAIYVVVVLTCIVLVCKYSGRQQTPFSIISNSIVKVVAPFTPKWLQRFSQWTMHRLFHQRNNMFIYLHILLEVAVYAEFTYEVFAFCREMDTTLTSLSVPYILLAIKTYFFYLCIKRDPGAVTKKKVAVQLHVYPYDRRLFHPGVSCPTCQLVKPARSKHCRVCNRCVQRFDHHCVWVNNCIGAQNTRYFLLYLFCVCAMAGDIAILTGDMLIHAVLRSGLLSASYIDEYGQQQPAGPLFVVQHLFLTFPRIVFMLGFLVFVFFLLAGYALFHSFLALVNQTSNEWYKSRGYVCQHCHPTATEDHLCSPAPDHSKRYFYSKGLLRNLGEIFFPLQPVQKKDN comes from the exons ATGGATTTCCTCACGCTGTTTGCTATCTACGTCGTGGTGGTGCTGACATGTATAGTCCTAGTCTGCAAATACTCCGGCCGGCAGCAAACACCCTTTAGCATCATCTCCAACTCTATAGTtaag GTAGTTGCACCATTTACACCAAAATGGCTCCAAAGGTTTTCACAGTGGACCATGCACAGGCTGTTTCATCAAAG GAACAACATGTTCATCTATCTGCATATCCTCCTCGAGGTCGCTGTGTACGCAGAGTTCACCTACGAGGTGTTCGCTTTCTGCAGGGAGATGGACACAACCCTGACCAGCCTGTCCGTGCCTTACATCCTGCTGGCCATCAAGACCTACTTCTTCTACCTCTGCATCAAGAGAGATCCAG GCGCagtgacaaagaagaaagtggCTGTCCAGCTGCACGTCTATCCATATGACAGGAGGCTGTTTCACCCAGGAGTCTCCTGTCCAACCTGCCAACTTGTCAAACCGGCCCGCTCCAAACACTGCA GGGTTTGCAACAGGTGCGTCCAACGGTTTGACCACCATTGTGTCTGGGTGAACAACTGCATCGGTGCTCAGAATACACGCTACTTCCTGCTTTACCTCTTCTGCGTGTGCGCCATGGCAGGAGACATCGCCATACTGACAGGAGACATGCTAATTCATGCCGTTCTGCGATCAGGGCTTCTGTCAGCCAGTTATATAGATGAGTATGgccagcagcagccagcaggaCCTCTGTTTGTTGTACAG cATCTGTTCCTGACCTTCCCCCGAATCGTCTTCATGTTAGGATTTCTGGTCTTCGTCTTCTTCCTGCTGGCGGGTTATGCCTTATTCCATTCCTTTCTGGCTCTTGTCAACCAGACCTCCAATGAGTGGTACAAAAGTCGAGGTTACGTCTGCCAGCACTGCCACCCAACTGCGACAGAAGACCATCTCTGCAGCCCGGCACCAGACCACTCTAAAAGATACTTCTACAGCAAAGGGCTCCTCCGAAACTTGGGCGAGATTTTCTTCCCTCTACAACCTGTTCAGAAAAAAGACAACTGA